CAATCATGCTGTAATCGCCATGCATGGGAGTTTGCAGGGGCCACTCACAATGTTAACTCCCGATGGCAGACAGGTGCTCGATTCAGGTGATTTCTGCATGATCGGACCGGGGGTGGACCATCATTGGATGAATGAAGGTCCGCATACCGCGTCAACAATCGCCTTTCTAATTGATCCGGAACGACTGGGGGAATGGCCGGAAGATTCTGGAATGGTGGAAGCATGTCGGGAACTGGAAACGCTGGTGACCGGCGTGCATACCATCAGTTCTGCAGGGAACCCCGACTTGCAGCATGCGTTCTGGCGGATGGCCGATATGCTCATTGCCGAGCACCCGCATCGAAATCTGGACGTCACCAGCAGCTTACTGGCTTTTCTGTCTCAGGTGCTTGAGAACCTGTCGCCGGCCGTCACCGCGAATACAGAAGATGATATCGCGCTTCAGATACGCCGTCTGTTGTTGAATCGAGTGAATGATCGCTTGACGATTCCGCAGGTCGCGCAGGAACTGCACGTCAGCCCGACTCAGGCAAAAACCGCGTTCCGGAAAACTTACGGTTGCGGCATCATGGCCTATTTTAATGAGATTAAAATCTGGCAGTCGAAACGGATGCTCTGCAACCCTTCGATGACCATCGATCAGATCAGTCGTAAGCTGGGCTTTTCTTCGCCCGCCTATTTCACGCGCACGTTTCGTAAGTTGACAGGGGAAACTCCCACCGACTTTCGCAGCAAACGGAATGACGTCAAATAGCAGTTTCTTGCGGAAACAGCTGACTGGCAAACTGCGAGTAAGCTTGAGTCAGTTTGCCGCGGGCTTCGTAGATCAAACCGTTATGGCTGCCCTGTTCGATCGAGATCATCTGTTTGGGAATACCGGTTGAGGAAGCGGGAGACGCGGCGTCGAACAGTTTTTTTCCCAGTTTATAAGGAACAATCTGGTCTTTCGTGCCATGAATCACCAGCAGCGGACAGGCCACATCGGAAATCACGGACTGGCTGGGATACTGATCCCAGAGCAACCAGGAAACGGGGACCCAGGGATAATGAAACGAGGCGGCATCGACCATCGAACTGAACGTGGAACGCAGCACCAGCCCCGCGGGGGGCGTTTTCTGCTGACAGAGTTCACTGGCGAGTAACG
This window of the Gimesia fumaroli genome carries:
- a CDS encoding AraC family transcriptional regulator yields the protein MRHQASINGPESSQPLIHQREITPDAEKTDLSYYLPSTRPQRLGSLKQSWSYLAYYHPTPGPFARFTSGHFPPGTTTQKHNHAVIAMHGSLQGPLTMLTPDGRQVLDSGDFCMIGPGVDHHWMNEGPHTASTIAFLIDPERLGEWPEDSGMVEACRELETLVTGVHTISSAGNPDLQHAFWRMADMLIAEHPHRNLDVTSSLLAFLSQVLENLSPAVTANTEDDIALQIRRLLLNRVNDRLTIPQVAQELHVSPTQAKTAFRKTYGCGIMAYFNEIKIWQSKRMLCNPSMTIDQISRKLGFSSPAYFTRTFRKLTGETPTDFRSKRNDVK